The Clostridium sporogenes genome contains a region encoding:
- a CDS encoding CotS family spore coat protein, with translation MAYVAKSFDINLLSEENVKKYVLPKYNLQTADICQIKFKNTEKQRAVYKVTYGNSYYCLKKVYYDEADLLFVYSAVEWFYRNGIKVPRILPASDGNRFVNYNNMFFILTPWIEGQKCDYDRKEHIIYSIENLGKMHVSVENFVPIKGSKVKEKNDSIYRSHEKHFFHLLNCSNYAFKEKDKFSDFFLKNFEKNILLAKTSVDIAHSINNKNLHRCLCHLDYVNKNIILSPNNDIWVIDFDKCAIDYRVHDIGYFLRRLLRRKNTNWDAKLATEILEYYDKFIPLNLDEYKYILSYLSFPQKFWKISRDYYKNINKCNKKSFQKILKSSVEDIDNQSKFVYLFGKHIEYKFGKNLIC, from the coding sequence ATGGCTTATGTGGCTAAGTCATTTGATATAAACTTATTATCTGAAGAAAACGTAAAAAAATACGTTCTGCCTAAATATAATTTACAAACCGCTGATATTTGCCAAATTAAATTTAAAAATACAGAAAAACAAAGAGCTGTTTATAAAGTTACTTATGGGAACAGCTACTATTGCTTAAAAAAAGTATATTACGATGAAGCTGATCTATTGTTTGTCTATTCTGCTGTAGAATGGTTTTATAGAAATGGAATCAAGGTTCCTAGAATTCTTCCCGCTTCTGATGGCAATAGATTTGTAAATTATAATAATATGTTTTTTATACTTACCCCTTGGATTGAAGGACAAAAATGTGATTATGATAGAAAGGAACATATTATATATTCTATAGAAAATTTAGGCAAAATGCATGTTAGTGTAGAAAATTTTGTTCCTATAAAAGGTAGTAAAGTTAAAGAAAAAAATGATAGTATCTATAGATCCCATGAAAAACATTTTTTTCACCTTTTAAATTGTTCTAATTACGCTTTTAAGGAAAAAGATAAATTCTCTGATTTTTTTCTCAAAAATTTTGAAAAAAATATTTTATTAGCTAAAACCTCTGTAGATATAGCCCACAGTATAAATAATAAAAATTTGCATAGATGTTTATGTCATTTAGATTACGTCAATAAAAATATTATATTATCCCCTAATAATGATATATGGGTCATAGATTTTGATAAATGTGCTATAGACTACAGAGTACATGATATAGGTTATTTTTTGAGAAGACTTTTAAGAAGAAAAAATACAAACTGGGATGCAAAATTAGCAACTGAAATCTTAGAATACTACGATAAATTTATTCCTTTAAATTTAGATGAATATAAATATATATTAAGTTATCTATCATTCCCTCAAAAATTTTGGAAAATATCTAGAGACTATTATAAAAATATAAATAAATGCAATAAAAAATCTTTCCAAAAAATCTTAAAAAGTTCTGTGGAAGATATAGACAATCAGAGCAAATTTGTATATTTATTTGGCAAACATATAGAATATAAATTTGGCAAAAATTTAATATGTTAA
- the ppdK gene encoding pyruvate, phosphate dikinase, which translates to MENKKHVYLFSEGNASMRELLGGKGANLAEMTNLGIPVPTGFTVTTEACIKYYKDGKKLTDEVVQQITDAMEEVEKETGKKFGSEENPLLVSVRSGARVSMPGMMDTILNLGLNDKTVESLSRLTNNERFAYDSYRRFIQMFSDVVMGIDKRDFEDVLDQMKEEKGVEYDTDLTSEDLKKIVVKFKQIYKKEMKENFPQEPKEQLLAAITAVFGSWDNPRAIVYRRLNDIPGDWGTAVNVQSMVFGNMGETSGTGVAFTRNPATGENKIFGEYLINAQGEDVVAGIRTPQPIAKLKEDLPECYEEFMSIARKLEKHYKDMQDMEFTIEQSKLYFLQTRNGKRTAQSALKIAVDLVEEGTLQKEEALLKVDPKQLDTLLHPNFDEKELKAAEVIATGLPASPGAACGRIYFTAEEAKIHHEKGEKVILVRLETSPEDIEGMVAAEGILTARGGMTSHAAVVARGMGTCCVAGCSEIAINEKEKYFNAAGKTYKEGDYISLDGSTGKVYGESIKTVAPEISGYFGTFMEWADKVRVLKVRTNADAPRDAAQAVTFGAEGIGLCRTEHMFFQEERIPAVREMILAKTEAQRRKALGKLLPMQREDFVGIYEAMAERPVTVRLLDPPLHEFLPKDDEDIKELSKEMEVSFEELKNTVLSLHEFNPMMGHRGCRLAVSYPEIAEMQTTAIIEAAIEVTRNKGIKIKPEIMIPLIGEIKEMAYVKSIVVETANKVLERENVEMEYQVGTMIEIPRAALTADEIAKEAEFFSFGTNDLTQMTFGFSRDDAGKFLNSYYDKKIYEFDPFQRIDQTGVGKLVEMAVKLGKQTRPNIKLGICGEHGGDPSSIEFCHNVGLNYVSCSPFRVPVARLAAAQAQIKNPRK; encoded by the coding sequence ATGGAAAATAAGAAGCATGTATATCTTTTTAGTGAAGGAAATGCATCAATGAGAGAATTGTTAGGGGGAAAGGGTGCTAATCTAGCAGAGATGACTAATTTAGGAATCCCTGTTCCAACAGGATTTACAGTAACTACAGAGGCTTGTATAAAATATTATAAGGATGGTAAAAAATTAACAGATGAAGTAGTACAGCAAATAACAGATGCTATGGAAGAAGTGGAAAAGGAAACTGGCAAAAAATTTGGAAGTGAAGAAAATCCTCTATTAGTTTCAGTAAGATCAGGAGCTAGGGTTTCTATGCCAGGAATGATGGACACTATATTAAATTTAGGATTAAATGATAAAACAGTAGAATCATTAAGTAGACTTACAAATAATGAGAGATTTGCTTATGATTCCTATAGAAGATTTATTCAAATGTTTTCAGATGTAGTTATGGGAATAGATAAAAGAGATTTTGAAGATGTATTGGACCAAATGAAAGAAGAAAAGGGTGTTGAGTACGATACAGATTTAACATCAGAAGATTTGAAAAAAATTGTAGTTAAATTTAAACAAATATATAAAAAAGAAATGAAAGAAAATTTTCCACAAGAACCTAAAGAGCAGCTATTGGCAGCAATTACAGCAGTATTTGGTTCATGGGATAACCCAAGAGCTATAGTGTACAGAAGACTAAATGATATTCCAGGAGATTGGGGTACAGCTGTAAATGTACAATCAATGGTATTTGGAAATATGGGAGAAACTTCAGGAACAGGAGTTGCTTTTACAAGAAATCCTGCCACTGGAGAAAATAAAATATTTGGAGAATATTTGATAAATGCTCAAGGGGAAGATGTTGTTGCAGGAATTAGAACACCTCAACCTATAGCAAAATTAAAAGAAGATTTACCAGAATGTTACGAAGAATTTATGAGCATTGCTAGAAAGCTTGAAAAGCATTACAAGGATATGCAAGATATGGAATTTACTATAGAGCAAAGTAAATTATACTTTCTTCAAACTAGAAATGGTAAAAGAACTGCTCAATCTGCATTAAAAATAGCTGTAGATTTAGTAGAAGAAGGAACATTACAAAAAGAAGAAGCCTTATTAAAAGTAGATCCAAAGCAATTAGATACATTATTACATCCTAATTTTGATGAAAAAGAATTAAAAGCTGCAGAAGTTATAGCTACTGGTCTTCCAGCATCTCCAGGAGCAGCTTGTGGAAGAATTTATTTTACAGCTGAAGAGGCTAAAATTCATCATGAAAAAGGAGAAAAGGTAATATTAGTAAGACTTGAAACATCCCCAGAAGATATAGAAGGAATGGTAGCAGCAGAAGGTATATTAACAGCAAGAGGTGGAATGACATCTCATGCAGCAGTTGTTGCTAGAGGCATGGGAACATGCTGTGTAGCAGGATGTTCTGAAATAGCTATAAATGAAAAAGAAAAATATTTTAATGCAGCAGGAAAAACTTATAAAGAAGGAGACTATATATCTCTAGATGGAAGCACAGGGAAAGTTTATGGTGAGTCTATAAAGACTGTAGCCCCAGAAATAAGTGGGTACTTTGGAACTTTCATGGAATGGGCAGATAAAGTGAGAGTATTGAAAGTTAGAACTAATGCAGACGCTCCAAGAGATGCAGCTCAAGCAGTTACCTTTGGAGCAGAAGGTATAGGTCTTTGCAGAACAGAGCATATGTTCTTCCAAGAGGAGAGAATACCAGCTGTTAGAGAAATGATACTTGCTAAAACAGAAGCTCAAAGAAGAAAAGCTTTAGGTAAGTTATTACCAATGCAAAGAGAAGATTTTGTAGGAATATATGAAGCAATGGCAGAAAGACCAGTGACTGTAAGATTGTTAGATCCACCTTTACATGAATTCTTACCAAAAGATGATGAGGATATAAAAGAATTATCAAAAGAAATGGAAGTAAGTTTTGAAGAATTAAAGAATACTGTACTATCATTACATGAATTTAATCCAATGATGGGACATAGAGGTTGTCGTTTAGCTGTATCTTACCCAGAAATAGCGGAAATGCAAACTACAGCTATAATAGAAGCTGCTATAGAAGTTACAAGAAATAAAGGAATAAAAATTAAGCCAGAAATAATGATACCATTAATAGGAGAAATAAAAGAAATGGCTTATGTAAAATCTATAGTTGTAGAAACAGCAAATAAGGTATTAGAAAGAGAAAATGTAGAAATGGAATATCAAGTTGGAACAATGATAGAAATTCCAAGAGCTGCACTTACAGCTGATGAAATAGCTAAAGAAGCAGAATTCTTCTCTTTTGGAACAAATGATTTAACACAGATGACCTTTGGATTTTCAAGAGATGATGCAGGTAAATTCTTAAATTCTTATTATGATAAAAAAATATATGAATTTGATCCATTCCAAAGAATAGATCAAACTGGTGTTGGGAAACTTGTAGAAATGGCGGTAAAATTGGGTAAACAAACAAGACCAAATATAAAATTAGGAATATGTGGAGAACATGGCGGAGATCCATCATCTATAGAGTTCTGTCACAATGTAGGATTAAACTATGTGTCTTGTTCACCATTTAGAGTACCTGTAGCAAGATTAGCTGCAGCACAAGCTCAAATAAAAAATCCAAGAAAGTAA
- a CDS encoding helix-turn-helix transcriptional regulator: MKAIKLSERQEQIVELVKNNEPITSENLAGCLGVTRAALRPDLAILTMIGILEAKPKVGYIYSHKPSYSLLQDYINDIKVKDIMSKPVMVNENTTVYDSILHLFLNDVGTLFVHNEQILVGAVSRKDFLKVAMGGTDMHKVPVGIIMTRMPNIVCVNIEDSAYYAAQKIIEHEVDSLPVVEKVIKNNVEEFKIIGKVSKTNITKLFVKVGEKV; the protein is encoded by the coding sequence GTGAAGGCAATTAAACTATCTGAAAGACAGGAACAAATAGTTGAACTAGTAAAAAACAATGAACCAATAACTAGTGAAAACTTAGCAGGGTGTTTAGGGGTAACAAGAGCAGCCTTAAGACCAGATTTAGCAATATTAACTATGATAGGGATATTAGAGGCAAAACCAAAGGTAGGATATATATATTCTCATAAGCCTTCATATAGTTTGCTACAAGACTATATAAACGACATAAAGGTTAAAGATATAATGTCTAAGCCTGTGATGGTAAATGAAAATACTACAGTATATGATTCGATATTACATTTATTTTTAAATGATGTAGGAACATTATTTGTTCACAATGAACAAATATTAGTTGGAGCAGTATCTAGAAAGGACTTTCTTAAAGTTGCTATGGGTGGTACTGATATGCATAAGGTACCTGTAGGGATTATAATGACAAGAATGCCAAACATAGTATGTGTAAACATAGAAGATTCTGCTTATTATGCAGCACAAAAGATAATAGAACATGAAGTAGACAGTTTGCCTGTAGTAGAAAAAGTAATAAAAAATAATGTAGAAGAATTTAAAATTATAGGAAAAGTATCAAAGACTAATATTACAAAGTTATTTGTAAAGGTTGGAGAAAAAGTTTAA